From the genome of Aeromonas hydrophila subsp. hydrophila ATCC 7966:
GGCAGGGCGTTCTCGATGGTTTCGAACGGTGCGCCGGCCTGCTGCAGCGGCAGCTTGGACTCTTTGATCAGCTGGGCGGTGGAGACGCGGTCCATCACGAAGGCATCGATCCGGCCCAGCGCGACATCCTGCTCGAAGGCGGAGTCATAGGTACGGATGTCGATCTTCTTGTTCGGGTCGTTCTTGCGCAGCAGCTCTTCGAAATTGGAGCCCAGGTTCACCGCGACCTTCTTGCCTTCCAGATCCTTGATGCCGTGAATGGTGCTGTTGCCCTTGCGGACCACGATCTGGGCGCCGTCATAGACGTAGGGCTGGGAGAAGGCGTACTTGGCCTTGCGCTCGTCGGTGATGGTGATCTGGTTGGAGATGGTATCGACGCGGCCGGTTTCCAGCATGCCGAACAGGCCGGAGAAGCTGGCAGTCACGAATTCGACCTTGTAGCCGGTGCGCTCACCGATC
Proteins encoded in this window:
- a CDS encoding amino acid ABC transporter substrate-binding protein, which produces MTSSIKLVSGAAILLAALSGQAIAQETIKVGMSGKYFPFTFVKQDKLQGFEVDMWNQIGERTGYKVEFVTASFSGLFGMLETGRVDTISNQITITDERKAKYAFSQPYVYDGAQIVVRKGNSTIHGIKDLEGKKVAVNLGSNFEELLRKNDPNKKIDIRTYDSAFEQDVALGRIDAFVMDRVSTAQLIKESKLPLQQAGAPFETIENALPFLKTPEKQALLKKVDDALTAMRKDGSLRQISEKWFASDITDK